The segment AATAGGTATTGTATTGCTCTAACATCTCTTCCTTTTTGAGACagggatttgttttatttaaatatttacttgcATTGCTATTAACTTTCTTCTAACTTAAAAGTTATTTGGTTGATGTAGTACACTGAACATACACTCataataaatttggaacaaTTGCATAGCATAAAgacaaatatacattataatttataaatattgcattgcgataaaatttcaacaaatattcttaaattaatctttaaaaaaaacttagtaaACAAtctttacataaacaaacaaaaaaccacaacaaatatttacaaaagggtcattatttacattttaaaatattttttgataaagtggAGCCGATGGAATATACtggatttctttttcttaaaaaatccaGGATTAACATCCttatttagacatttttatGGCGAGAGAAACATTGTAGGTGATCTTACAACTCATGTTACCAATTATGTAGAGAAATAAATGCGATGTGGGATTTTCATTCAGGCATAGCTAAATGCAGTTCACTTTCTGTATAGTAGTCGTATTTTTTATctgtataaatgaaaattgaaagtaataacaattgataaaaaacatacaaaactcaaaagataaattaattatgaatgtatCTTCAATACAGTTTCTACAAAatgtgtttaataaaaaaaatattcatcatttttgaaatatctaaatttgCTCAATATTACCGATTCCGCCAGTAATTATTCATATAccttattaagcaaaaaaaaacttaataaaattttacccTAAATATTTCAAGTGCTCAACCAATAAAAGGAAGTGAGAATCATACTAAAGACTGACCTAGTCCTATGGGCTTCTACCTTTAGGAtgcatgataaattatttttcttcaattgttcttttaaaataacaaatctaGGTTGCAGCCAAAATGGAATGTTTTTGGGCAAACATTCCTGTACCTTTTTTGAGGTATGTGCAGGCTCACCATACCTTtgggaaaattatatattcatctGGATAGTTGGACTGCACCTATGGCAAAAAGTTTTCCTCAAAGGCAGTCACATAGTCGGATCTTTTGGTCTGTATCAGAGAGGCTGCCTTGCTGTAAGAGCCCTCAAATCCAAAGGACATCGCGCATGCAGGATGTTTTGTGGTACTAAGTGCCatcataaattcataaatgtCTCCGAAGCTGAAATATATGTCATTATGCCTGTTCTTCACAGGGTTGACTGACAAGGTCTTCTCATTGCTGAAGATTATTACCTGTTTAGCTGTGTCCttcttaagattattttaaatagtattgcAATAGCAGAGgttagtttttttcattgcaattatcaaaagtggcctctcccgCCTCACAAAGATCTTTTAATACACTATTTGAGTAGCTCTTTGGACAGTCTTTTGTAAACTTCGACGTACCTTGCATGGGTTATTGAATTGAAGGGGATTGGCTtaagctgttttctttaactcgtCTGGTCAAGTTTTGCATTTTTCGATGGATCCcttctttctttatattatttcgGGCTTGTTAACGGCGTAGACAAAACTCATGGCTACAGTCAACTACTTGGAGACTTACATTGGGATTGTGCACTAATGGAATTCGTTGATCACATTTTAGTGTCATTTGCTATACTTGTACATCAGATATTAGAGCTcacatttgttttgtttagtaagtattaacttataatataatatatcggtatatgaattaatttcaattactcaatctTAATTAAGTATTGAATTTGTAAGAGATCATATTTCCATGGACCACCTGATACTATATAATCACAATATGAATTTGCcataaagatgaaaatttttataggtatatctctaaatttatttttcaaatttttcatttaataattttaaaggttGTATgggttaaatttttaataagtatttacaaagtacatacatttttatttaatttgaaatcatGAACACGTATCTTTTTGAGTGATatgaactatatattttttaaatgtgatagAGTGAAGAATTATATTCCTTAATTCTGTAGTATTTTGTtattacacaaataaataaaaacatgcgTAATAccttttatcataaatttatgtttatatttattgagtgATTTCAAAAGAAACAAGTCAAACTATTATAAACGGAAATGTATTCTGTAAATGtgacttattcaaaaatttcaatatcatcatttttttatatttatagattttttttattctgttaaatattttaaaagggaaaaatatattgagagcACCCactcttcaaaaagaaaaataagattaatttcgTAGCGCCTGCAAAGGAATACGCGTAAACTCAAATCCTATAAAACATGAGGTAGCAATTGAATAATCAAGcagttttaaatcaaaagtcCTTAACATGCATACAAAATCATTATTCTCCTGCATTGCACTCTGCTTTGCGTTAGCTAATGCTGCACCACAATTCTACTATAATCCAATCCCCCCTCCAGCACCCCCTCCTCTACCAGCACCTGCCCCAGTATATGGACCATACCCACCCCCTCAACCACCACCTCCTCCTCCCCCACCACCAGCACCTGCATATAGCTCCTATGGACCCCCTTCACCACCACCTCCTCCTCCAGCTCCACCAGCAAACTATGCCTATGCTTACTCTGTATTAGACGCTGAATCTGGTGTAGATATATCTGCTGATGAACAAGCTGATAATGGTGCCGTTTCTGGATCCTACAAGGTTGCACTTCCCGATGGTCGCATCAAAACTGTTACATACACCGTTGAAGGAGACAGTGGATTTGTTGCTGATGTTCGATACGAAGCTGCTCCTGTTTCTATAGCTCCAGTTCAAGCTCCTGCACCATATCCAACATATGTACCTTACTCCTTTTAAATCCCTATTGTTTCGTGGGTtgactaatatatatttgttattctcAAACGcgttgttattaaataataaacattgttAGAACTGTATATACTTTACATGTATTCGTTTAAACATcatgtacaaaaattttattataatataaaaacgtaaaaaaaaattttatacaaaaagaaatttaactacttactttattatatataaatatataaaacagttAGATTGTGtatatgtgtgtgtatgtattatGGGCGCCCACACCGTTGTTTTTCGGGGGTGTCATTTAAAAGAAGGTTTATTCCATACCTAATTTACCATAATAGTTTGGTAGACTAGATAGGAGgatgaacaataaataaaaaaatcacttgcgtctcaaaaaaaaaaaaacaattataaaataattacgtttttctaaatatattcaaaatcaaaatagttaTCATTTATGGAGGATTATTTTTCTCACcacaatattcaaaatatattttttgtttgggattgcaagtattttatatttcctcAGAAAAAGTTGATGTTCTATCGTCTTCGGATTTCAAATGGATGTACGAAAAAAATCCTGgtagtttgtgtttttttatacaatttcaataatttctatttgttagttttttttgaaaaattagaaaaaaaaaattgatttttttttcgcaaatcCAAGCAACATCAAGTAAACGTTTGCAGGATCTATATTAAGTGATGTTAACCgtattttgattaaaactttttcaattttaactttGTTTTCATCTAGAGacttaaacaaacaaaatcaaCCTATcgtaattaataaagtaaagaatttataagaaattaaacttCGTTAAGTTAAATATAGTGGTAAATGTtacaatataatacatatatatacaaatattaggAAAACCAAATTGCGATTTTATATAACATTGATATATATAcgagttcatttaaaaaatcaattaaaataatttaattgtctcAAACAACAGTGTTTTACCCTttgcaataagaaaaaaacaaagataaggCTAAGCCTCAGGGCCTGAACAACTTTTAGAAAAAGCAGGACAGAGCAatcattctattatttaaacacttatattattataaaatgaaattagagAAAGATATTTAGCTTCCAAGCATAATCAAAACCTTTTTGAGATAAATCCTGAGTCCTTATTGCTTAAAACACTCCAAAATAATCCagttttatagaaaatacattaaaattgactagtataaaaaagaaaagcttCAGCTTTcactgatatttaatatttttcatagatgAATAACAAACAACAGGATTgggtttcaatttatttttcgtttatcctcgttgaaacaaaattatatcttagaaaaaagtattaattatgttCGTCATTATAGTACAGAAATAAactgttatataaataattctgaTTTAAGgtaaaatgtcaaattatttgaaactgatttaatataaatgagtTTTGTCTAGTATGTCtaattatactattataattataggagaattaagtgattagcacttcttccattgtAATGGCTattgaatttgctcattttttcaattttctttatatttatttattgttaatgtttattacattagattaaaaaatttccattttttactcTTTGTCCCTTTTCCTGTTTCCCGTTGCCATTAATCCACtgccatttttgaatttatttaatttagaaaaagtaaacgcagattaaaaaataatatttgtttttctgtaccatcattataatataatatgatgtgTCTGGACGTCTTACAATTGaagtataatttgatattttttattcttgaaaacaGTTTCATAAGGTATGTTTAGTTGCAACCACAATTGTCTATAGGATGTCTGAAAAAAAgcatgttttcttttaaaatatttaaaactgaaTATTGATTTGGagtaaataactcaaaaatgattattaagtAAATGtgtcttcaaaaaattcctaTGTTTATCTTTGtccatttacaaaaaactaaaactcactttttgaattagtaattttttgttgacttttgttttaaatttatattttttacacgaTTTAAGTGCTATTTgaataaacttaataaaatgaaagataaagcaattttgataatttaattaatatctttaaaaaaaattaaattaactatgaTTTTATTGGTTTCAACTAAAAAAGCATTTGTTATGGATATatcaaaattgcatttaaaattgtaaattgataatttgcagttaaagttattaaaataatgaacttAACTTATAAAAGGAAGCATATTTCTACACAAACAAGAATAGAAAACGTCTTATTCATTATGCGGATGCAAATTgtgaagtaaaattttgtttattttattttaagtacactaaatattatgttatcTTTTATTACTCCATCATCGACAAAATCAGTTTATTAACGACtgttgttaaaaaatagaataactcCGATACTAATATAACTGAAATGAATGTcaagagaaaacaaaatattagatGTCATTAACGTGGGAATCACCATGAAACTGACAGAGGTTTTGACGATCCTTTAGGAAGGCTGGTGCCTGACTAACTTGTCTATTAGGTTTGGcatataaacattaatatcGGACGATGAACTATCACGAATCCTTTATCAATAATGAGAAGCCTTGGATATACGTCGATTATGGTACAAAAGAATTTACTAATGCCAGATAGGTATATACAAAAAGATTCAAAGTTGATTAAAGAAGAACTTTGAGGAGTTTAGCGTCTTCTCAATGTGACTCCCACATTCCTTAAAATTaacctattattaaataacCCTATATAAAAGTGAACATTATTTACTTGTTTGCTTGTCAGcagatttttgtaattaaactCTTCAAAAGTCAAGAATAATTTCTacaactaataattttttaaagtcattggATTAATTACTGTTTCTAAAGTATAGATCTATACAAATAAGATGTATGTagaattattagttattaaaaaactgtgagaaaaatacacaatttgatttaaatttaaattggtaTATTTACTAGATTGCAGTTGCAAATTGAGTATAAAAAACGAATAGTCAGTTAAAACTTAACGTAAGAAAGAAAACTtagtaataaacatttattttatttgatattttgttaaataaagcataaattaaaaaatgcaattttgtatcactaaagaaaaatattgagagcactcattgtttaaaaataataaaaaagaagaataacttTAACGcatgaaataactataataacatattaaaactTTCGCTTGCCCATTTTCTACATATGAATTCAAATCATATAAAACATGAGGTAGCAATGGAATAATCAAgcagttttaaaaaagaagacttcAACATGCATACAAAATCATTATTCTCCTGCATTGCACTCTGCTTTGCGTTAGCTAATGCTGCACCACAATTCTACTATAATCCAATACCTCCTCCAGCACCTGCTCCAGCACCCCCTCCTTCACCAGAACCAGCCCCAGTCTATGGACCATACCCATCCCCTCCACCACCACCTCCTCCTCCCCGCCACCAGCACCTGCATATAGCCCCTATGGACCCCCTTCACCACCACCTCCTCCTCCACCAGCAAACTATGCCTATGCTTACTCTGTATTAGACGCTGAATCTGGTGTAGATATCTCTGCAGATGAACAATCTGATAATGGAGCCGTTTCTGGATCCTACAAGGTGACTCTTCCCGATGGTCGTATCAAGACTGTTACCTACACCGTAGTCGGAGACAGTGGATTCGTTGCTGATGTTCAATACGAAGCTGCTCCTGTTTCTGTTGCTCCAGTTCAAGCTCCAGCTCCTGCACCATATCCAACATATGTACCTTACTCCTTTTAAAATCCCTGTTGTTTAGTGGgttcactaatatatatatttgttattatcaaactctttgttattaaataataaactttgttAGCAAACTCCATACTTTACATGTATTCGTAATAgcattttactataatataaaaacgttaaaaaaaattgatagaaaaaacaatttaacgactaatttcattatatacacatatataaaacaGTTAGATTGTGTCtgcatgtatgtatttattatggGTGCAAACACCGTTGCACCGCGGAGACTAaaactttgcatgggtgcctcttttgaacctggtcaagCTAAGACGTTGGTGCTGATTTTTGGGGTTGTTATTTAAAGGAAGGCTTATGCCATACCTAAAATACCAAAATAGTTTTTCAagctcaaggagactatatAGGAGgttgaataataaatcaaaaaatgacttgcgtctcaaaaaaacaaaacaattatgtttttctaaatgtattcaaaatcgAAACAGTTATCATTTATGGAGGATTATTTTTCCCACaagattattcaaaaatatattttttgtttgggatgcccagtattttgtatttcctcaaaaaaaaaattgatgctcCAGCGTATCTGGATCTCAGATTGGTAGGctgtttttttctatacaatttaaataaattctatttgttacttttttttgaaaaataagtaaaaaaaaaatgaattctgtTTCTCAAACCAGAGCAACACAGGGTAACCGTTTCTagggaaattatttatattaagttaagttaacattattttgattaaaatatgatattacattttaagtttttcttatCTAGAGACTTAAAAATAGGAACATCAACCTATcgtaaattaataaagtaatgcaatttttacaaaattaaactttattaagtttattataTCGCTAGATgttatcatataataaatatatatatatatacaaatattagaaaacccaaaatggtattttatataacattcatttatatacgagttcctttaaaaaaaaaaaaaaaacgagttgTTACATAGattcattataaatacagaaatatAAGCTAAGGCATTACTTCCGTGTAATTTGTATTTAGGGAATTAATcaaggatttttatatatagattacCGGTTGAACATCAACTTTGCTCCATTGTGTCATATTTTGTTTTGGcttttcacttttttagaaaaaatataactacgtatatcaaagaattttgaaaaGGACCCATTTGGCGATTTTGAACAAGTTATATTacttccaaatatatttattattgaattacatattttatacatgaaaTACAATCATTTCATTGGTAGGTAGTAGTATTATAACGATCCTCAAATTATTGTACATGTTATGGttcttttatcaaattttcggtaattttccatactttttcttctataaatataggacaaaaaatttgttaatagcAATTTACATGCATGTACATGAGTGTCCACATAGTTTATGTTTGAAGTAAGATCAAATAAcaagaatttttcatttttttatcagtaaaactttttttgttggttGAACAATTTTCAATGACTTTGAGGAATTTCAAGTACCAGTTCCAATATCTGTTAAGTATAATGCCGTGTTAAACGCGTTAGAACTCTAGTACAATTATGGAACTGTGCAGCATTAGTTCACAGATTGCCTTTTAACCAACTTGCCAAAATTGATTATCCTCTTACATTAagcttgatttaaaatattttttggaatgttCTTTTATAGGAGTAttttaaactatcaaaaaaaaacaactagttGATCTTGTATTCCAATATCTAGTGTACATTTTCGAAAGCTTGGCCTCCTTTATgataaaaagatcaattttttaattatggattttcCTTCATCCTTTTCTCATAATGTTGCCCAAGAGCAACACTTCAGAAAATAGACTTTAGTATCAAAAATAACTACAAGGATTATTGTGTTAATATGTGCTTagggataaatatttatgtattttagaaCCACAAATACGTGAGTATaactgtttaaatattttttcattccttttggattatataatttttacataatatagtCTGGGAAATGGTAAGTAAATCATTTctctcaagaataataataaaaacattgtttgaAGAATTGAACTTTCATAATAAATCAAtagatttatgaatattatagaatattaaaataaaataattgtatttttgaagcaATTATTGACCTGATCTTCGTAAtgtcgtaatttttttttcattgatgaaaagttattttttgtttcttcaagtatacttaaaacataaaaagaaagagatatacattttttcccacctatttcaaaatatatgagaGAAAGGGTTAAAATCAAGGAACTActactattaatttaattttcgcAAACTTCTATTAATCTTTGATTCTTGAGGAAATTAATCATAGGTAAATAGTAGTACTGAGTAATTAAATCTGagcgtgctcatgaaaaaacCTAGAGTTGCATTTCACACAGTCGAATTCGGggaatttatcttttatattatttaagtaaaatttgattttaaggcGACCCCTATTTCCTCTGGACTACAactagtattattataaaaagataaggATTTTGTTGCAGTGCCGTAATAGAGGCAGGCTATGAGGTGAccatatcccccccccctatgCAATGGCAGTATTtcccaaataatatatacatataatctactataaaataatatacttagcattggttttttattgttttcaattttgttagTTTGCCAATTCAAgaggaaaaaaacattctatatcgtggattttttttttaagtcaatgactatatataagaaaaaaaagtttttttcgaaattgGGGTGAATTGATTATAACCAAAAGACCACATTATGTTTTGATCATGACTTCACCACATAAAAGACAGAATGGAGGATTTCCATCTTCTCGGAATTCTTGGTTTTACAGGCAGCTTCCTTAGGCACTGAAAAAGAGGTAGTGTAATGGATCTTTTAGCACGacaattatccaaaaaatagggccaaaacaaaacaaatattttgcattaaagAAGCCCATTAAAATCATGGAGTAGTCTAGCCAGTCTTTGGAACTTACTTctatagaaattatttatcaGTGGGAAAACATAAGAACTCGACAAGGAATcagagatttattttttaagtgtaaaTGTGGAAtagtttgtcttttatttaaaaaatccaattttgtaaaaaaaaaaaaaaattaaaggattaATAGAGAAAAACTCTAATCTCAGCCTTGGCCCATACAAGGATATACTTGTGGTTACAGGCCTATATTGATGTACAcgataatattatatcaaacaacaaaatatattatgtagcaACATGAATTCATAGATGTAAGGATATAACGACGACtatctttgtaaaataaaaacactggtCCTACTCATAAACATGACTTTAAAGACGTAATTACAATCTtcagaattttaaacaaaacgaTAAGCCTATTAAATTCATTCGGGATACTAAACTAAAGGTTCCTTTACCCAGAAACGAAATTCTCTATTACAACATAATCAATCcccatcttaaaaaaatatccaattttagGCATTTTCAATCAAAgattttctttacaatattttctctgGGATTATATACCTCTATGAATTCGTTAGGGTATTGGTATCTTTGCAGCTTGTTTAGTTGTCTTCAGAACAGGTGTAACTGTGGGAGTATTGGCGTACACAATACCCGTTCAGGAGTCATTTTGACaaacttaaactttttaattttcatgagAAATAcaccaaaattttaatttcggttatagttattttctatgttttactaataaatgtatatgagtttttggttttttagttACTCTGATGGAATAAATTGGGTACTTTTACATTCCATTCAAATAAACAAGCATAAGTtatgaataaagttatttatttgaattttgaaattatttgatcaccagcattttgtgtccaaatgtTTCTTATCCCCTCCCCCTCCAATGTGTCTATTATGTATTCTATGTATATACCAGAGCAgggttttgtattaataagaatatagatGTTTCTAAAAGCAAGCCTTGTCTTATTCCTCgacgcctttccttctcctcgtTTCTCCCGTTAGTTATGGATCCCtccgtttattaaataattggtaCCTCGGCAAacttcgtcaagacacaacatttACTATTACTGATTATTGGCATGTTGTGTTTTCTTCTGAGCAAGCGTAACCATTAGATTATTACAATACACAATACCTGTTTAGTAGTAATTTTGACAAACATAACCTGTCATTTATATCCATCTCACGAgggtaccaaaaaaaaaaatctttggttttttaattattattctggaATAAACTAGGTCCTTTAACATTCgattcaaataaacaaacataaattatgaacaacattattaatatagatttttaaattatttgaacacGAACATTTTGGGTCCAAATGTATAACGGACAAGCTTTTAATCGTCCATataggtacataaaatatatttttttctttgggaatCATCTGGTTGCGAACGTATAACATTGAATTCAAGGGATTAACTTCTTCTGAGTATGAGTT is part of the Lepeophtheirus salmonis chromosome 14, UVic_Lsal_1.4, whole genome shotgun sequence genome and harbors:
- the LOC121129453 gene encoding uncharacterized protein, with product MHTKSLFSCIALCFALANAAPQFYYNPIPPPAPPPLPAPAPVYGPYPPPQPPPAPAYSPYGPPSPPPPPPPANYAYAYSVLDAESGVDISADEQSDNGAVSGSYKVTLPDGRIKTVTYTVVGDSGFVADVQYEAAPVSVAPVQAPAPAPYPTYVPYSF